A stretch of the Halorussus lipolyticus genome encodes the following:
- the cobA gene encoding uroporphyrinogen-III C-methyltransferase has translation MSGGKVYLVGSGPGDPGLLTRRAWGLLESADAVLHDSLVGEAVLDQLSESVEVVNVGKRPPNRTSQSEINDMLVDRSRDGEAVVRLKGGDPHVFGRGGEEAQYLADADVPFEVVPGVSSAVAAPGVAGIPLTHRDCASSVTVITGHETPDKDESALDWDALADTVVSGGTLVVLMGVRRLSNNVSALRDHGVPADTPVAMVQKATWGDERTVSATLATIEDAKQETGIEPPAVTVVGDVVGVRSETSEWLDR, from the coding sequence ATTTCCGGCGGCAAAGTGTACCTCGTCGGCTCCGGACCCGGCGACCCCGGCCTGCTCACTCGCCGAGCGTGGGGCCTCCTCGAATCTGCCGACGCGGTTCTCCACGATTCGCTGGTGGGGGAGGCCGTCCTCGACCAACTCTCCGAGTCGGTCGAAGTCGTCAACGTCGGCAAGCGCCCGCCCAATCGGACCTCCCAGAGCGAAATCAACGACATGCTGGTGGACCGCTCGCGCGACGGCGAGGCCGTCGTCCGACTCAAGGGCGGCGACCCGCACGTCTTCGGGAGGGGCGGCGAGGAGGCCCAATACCTCGCGGACGCCGACGTGCCATTCGAGGTCGTACCGGGCGTGTCCAGCGCCGTCGCCGCGCCGGGGGTCGCGGGCATCCCGCTGACCCACCGCGACTGCGCGTCGAGCGTCACCGTCATCACGGGCCACGAGACTCCCGACAAGGACGAGAGCGCGCTCGACTGGGACGCGCTGGCCGACACCGTGGTCAGCGGCGGCACCCTCGTCGTCCTGATGGGCGTCCGGCGACTCTCGAACAACGTTTCCGCGCTCCGGGACCACGGCGTCCCGGCCGACACCCCGGTTGCGATGGTCCAGAAGGCGACGTGGGGCGACGAGCGGACCGTCTCGGCCACGCTGGCGACCATCGAGGACGCGAAGCAGGAGACCGGCATCGAACCACCTGCGGTCACGGTGGTCGGCGACGTGGTTGGCGTCCGGAGCGAGACGAGCGAGTGGTTGGACAGGTGA
- a CDS encoding cob(I)yrinic acid a,c-diamide adenosyltransferase, which translates to MTDEQSKSENDESERASTDETSRPVPTGTIDPSTPDEFGLVQLWWGDGKGKTTAAMGMGFRAGGHGYRVHMVQFMKGGAGSVEDVRGEYEAIEQISGFTYENTGHYGWHGFLDGSDDDEHTAQAEGGLARAKNIIKASKGDTEPIPLDADPDEGVHMLILDEILYAANRGLLDPDEVVELVESKPDDLELVLTGGHDRPDYACEVADLVTHVEKEAHPIESGHSARKGTEY; encoded by the coding sequence ATGACGGACGAGCAATCAAAGAGCGAGAACGACGAGAGCGAGCGAGCATCGACCGACGAGACGAGCAGGCCGGTCCCGACCGGAACCATCGACCCTTCGACCCCCGACGAGTTCGGTCTGGTCCAACTCTGGTGGGGCGACGGCAAGGGCAAGACCACTGCGGCGATGGGAATGGGATTCCGTGCTGGCGGCCACGGCTACCGGGTCCACATGGTCCAGTTCATGAAGGGCGGCGCGGGAAGCGTCGAGGACGTTCGCGGCGAGTACGAGGCCATCGAGCAGATTTCGGGGTTCACCTACGAGAACACCGGCCACTACGGGTGGCACGGCTTCCTCGACGGGTCCGACGACGACGAACACACTGCGCAGGCCGAGGGCGGTCTCGCGCGCGCAAAGAACATAATTAAGGCTTCCAAAGGCGACACCGAACCGATTCCCCTCGACGCGGACCCCGACGAGGGCGTCCACATGCTGATTCTGGACGAGATTCTGTACGCCGCGAACCGGGGTCTCCTCGACCCCGACGAGGTGGTCGAACTGGTCGAATCGAAGCCAGACGACCTCGAACTGGTTCTGACCGGAGGCCACGACCGGCCCGACTACGCCTGCGAGGTCGCAGACCTCGTGACCCACGTCGAGAAGGAGGCCCACCCCATCGAGTCGGGCCACTCGGCCCGGAAAGGGACCGAGTACTGA
- a CDS encoding cobyrinic acid a,c-diamide synthase, with the protein MKGFLLGGTSSGVGKTVATLAVIRALQDDGHAVQPAKAGPDFIDPSHHEQVAGRPSRTLDCWLEGREGLRRNYHRGEGDICVVEGVMGLYDGDGSSTAMVAEALDLPVVLVADASAGMESVAATALGFREYAERAGRDVDVAGVLVQRAHGGRHAEGILKALPDELTYFGRIGPNPDLEIPDRHLGLEMGDERPLSEDALDAAAENIRTDRLLATARKPPRPNQTDRADSATDKRIAVARDAAFRFCYPATMERLGARAEVTTFSPVAGDDLPDCDGVYLPGGYPELHADRLAESPALETLADRASEGLGILGECGGLMVLCESLTTTESEANEDRETYEMAGVLPADVEMRDRYQALDHVELTARDETLTAGAGDSLRGHEFHYSSADPASDARFAFDVARGDGIDGERDGLTEYRTLGTYCHLHPESGAFDAFAENI; encoded by the coding sequence GTGAAAGGGTTCCTCCTCGGCGGAACGAGTTCGGGCGTCGGCAAGACCGTCGCAACGCTCGCGGTGATACGAGCGTTGCAGGACGACGGGCACGCGGTCCAACCCGCGAAGGCCGGTCCGGACTTCATCGACCCGAGCCACCACGAGCAGGTCGCCGGACGCCCGTCTCGCACGCTGGACTGCTGGCTTGAGGGCCGTGAGGGCCTCCGGCGCAACTACCACCGCGGCGAGGGCGACATTTGCGTGGTCGAGGGCGTGATGGGCCTCTACGACGGCGATGGCTCCAGCACCGCGATGGTGGCCGAAGCACTGGACCTGCCGGTAGTCCTCGTGGCCGACGCCAGCGCCGGGATGGAGAGCGTGGCCGCCACGGCTCTCGGCTTCCGGGAGTACGCCGAGCGAGCGGGCCGCGACGTGGACGTTGCGGGCGTCCTTGTTCAGCGCGCTCACGGCGGCCGCCACGCCGAGGGCATCCTCAAGGCCCTGCCCGACGAGTTGACCTACTTCGGGCGCATCGGGCCGAACCCCGACCTCGAAATTCCGGACCGACACCTCGGGTTAGAGATGGGCGACGAGCGACCCCTGAGCGAGGACGCGCTCGACGCCGCGGCCGAGAACATCCGGACCGACCGACTGCTGGCGACCGCTCGGAAGCCACCCCGACCGAATCAGACCGACCGGGCCGACTCGGCCACCGACAAGCGAATCGCGGTCGCTCGGGACGCCGCCTTCCGGTTTTGCTACCCCGCGACGATGGAACGACTCGGGGCGCGGGCCGAGGTGACGACGTTCTCGCCGGTCGCGGGCGACGACCTGCCCGACTGCGACGGGGTGTACCTCCCCGGCGGCTACCCCGAACTCCACGCCGACCGACTTGCGGAGAGTCCGGCCCTAGAGACGCTCGCCGACCGCGCCAGCGAGGGACTGGGGATTCTGGGCGAGTGCGGCGGCCTGATGGTCCTCTGTGAGTCGCTGACCACGACCGAAAGTGAAGCGAACGAGGACCGCGAGACCTACGAGATGGCGGGCGTCCTGCCCGCCGACGTGGAGATGCGCGACCGGTATCAGGCCCTCGACCACGTGGAACTGACCGCCCGCGACGAGACGCTGACCGCTGGCGCGGGCGATTCGCTCCGCGGCCACGAGTTCCACTACTCCAGCGCCGACCCCGCGTCAGACGCCAGATTCGCCTTCGACGTGGCCCGCGGCGACGGCATCGACGGCGAGCGAGACGGCCTGACCGAGTATCGGACGCTGGGCACCTACTGCCACCTCCATCCCGAAAGCGGCGCGTTCGACGCCTTTGCGGAGAACATCTGA
- a CDS encoding CbiX/SirB N-terminal domain-containing protein — MTEEALVLVGTDTPDARDVLRTHANRLRNRGVAESVHTAFYGAEPIADLRETFESISADATYVVPMRTAHTHGTTDDVPAALSFVSGDVRYCEPVGRSSAVTGVLVERATARVPASSSASVVVVAFGSSSLPYQRQTAEYHAARIRDQTDYGEVVTSYLVQNPAVECARYNVSNDRAVAVPLFAYRTEATDDRIPAKLELDRGGIEYADPLGAHPRITRAVRAEVEKQRVLAGDDAAVSFEASLAQARRPVATDGRGAL, encoded by the coding sequence ATGACAGAGGAAGCACTCGTACTCGTCGGCACGGACACCCCGGACGCACGCGACGTTCTCCGAACGCACGCCAACCGCCTCCGAAACCGAGGAGTGGCCGAATCGGTCCACACCGCGTTCTACGGCGCGGAACCCATCGCGGACCTGCGCGAGACCTTCGAGTCGATTTCGGCCGACGCGACCTACGTGGTCCCGATGCGGACGGCCCACACCCACGGGACCACCGACGACGTGCCCGCCGCGCTCTCGTTCGTCTCGGGCGACGTGCGCTACTGCGAACCCGTCGGCCGGAGTTCGGCCGTGACCGGCGTGCTGGTCGAGCGAGCGACCGCCCGCGTCCCGGCCTCGTCGTCGGCCTCCGTCGTCGTCGTCGCCTTCGGGAGCAGTTCGCTCCCCTACCAGCGCCAGACCGCCGAGTACCACGCCGCCCGCATCCGCGACCAGACCGACTACGGCGAGGTCGTCACAAGCTATCTCGTCCAGAACCCCGCCGTCGAGTGCGCCCGCTACAACGTCTCGAACGACCGCGCGGTCGCCGTCCCGCTGTTCGCCTACCGGACTGAGGCCACCGACGACCGAATTCCGGCGAAACTCGAACTCGACCGGGGCGGTATCGAGTACGCCGACCCATTGGGTGCCCACCCGCGAATCACCCGCGCCGTCCGCGCCGAAGTCGAGAAACAGCGCGTCCTCGCCGGCGACGACGCCGCCGTTTCCTTCGAGGCCTCGCTCGCACAGGCCCGGCGACCGGTGGCGACCGACGGCCGCGGCGCGCTCTGA